The genomic DNA AGAAGATGTGGAGACCCGCGACCCGGACACCGATGCTGAGTCCTTTTCGCTGTTGCCGGCCCTACTAATGTCCGTCTTTGACTTTCCCCATCCGCGGCCCCAGCCGTATCCTCCGCCACTACTGGTCGCGGTCGGAGAACTGCTCCCactggcggcgccgcccccgcctccACCCCATCcggccttgcgcttctcGCCAGCCCACGTCACCCACGAGCTGACGTACGAGGTGGCCTTGTTCCCGGGAGCCGGCGCATTGCCCGGCGTCTTTACCGTGTCCGCGGCTCCCCCCGACGTAGGTCCAGCAGCAGACCCGCCAGCCTTTTCGgcttcagcagcagccgcctccgccgcgaTGCGCTGTTCctccgccttcttcctctgcgcTTCGCGAAAAGCCTCCATATCGGCGTAGAATTTGTTGAACATGTTCGACGCTTTTTCTTTACCCACGGCAAAGTTCCGCCCGAGAACCTCCTTGCCTACGGCAAGGCGCTCGTCGAGATGCATATCCTGCACCTGTTGTGCGATACGGCGCTGGACGTCGTCAATGgtgaggccgccggcgcaggGGTGCcgcggctcgacgacgtcgaagagGTGCGAGTCAGTGTTTGCGTTCCAGATGCGGTGGTTCTCGGTGCGGGACCACGATTCGACAAAGTCGCTGCTGTAGTCTAGGGACGGGTCGCCCTCGATGTGCGGAAGAAGGGCTCTGGGGTTGTTCGGATTCGCGAGGAGGTGGTTGTGATACTTGACGGAGGATACCAGGGAGAGGATATATTCTTCGAATTGAAGGCGGATGAACTCCTCGCTACCGACATAGCCCATAGTGTTGGGCCGTTGGGGGTTGGCGTCATCCCAGGTGTCGTTGACGACCTGTGTGATGTAGTCTATCCAGCGGCGGTCGGCGGCAGAGAGAGCAAGGGCACTTCTGAGGGAAGAAGACGTGACGTTGACGGTGTGTTCGTCAAGATTAATTAAAATATCGCTGTAGCGGTCCTTTTGTTGCAAGAGAAGCGAATTCGTGCTGCCGACGATGTACGACTTGGTGCCAAAGTCGGCCAGAATATCGAGCTGCTGGAGGGGGGTATAGGGCCCGAACAGACTGCCCTGTACACGTTGTCAGTGCCTCACATTTCTTTAACCGGTGAATTGCGGCGAACATACCTGGCCGAATATCTGGAGAGGAAGGCCCATGTAAGTGAGCAGGGAATTACGATCGCTAGTCCGCAGACTCGTAGGCCgcgccagcttcttctcgtaGTTGTTCAGCTCCGGGTCAGCGCAGTCGATAAGATTACGAATAAGACCAGGTATTAAAGAGATTAGAGAAAACTGCATCATGCACAAACGTTCACATCTTGATCCGAAGAAGAGCATCTGCCCAGCATCGAATTAGCTCTTATCCGCCTCGCAGTTCGGGACAAGACTATGAATATTAGGCCGAACGAGCGTACCTTTGGTTGTAGGAGACAACATTTGAGTAGCACTAAGGTCTGCCACTTAAACTCATGGACCAGTTCGCGCAGGCTCATGCCGAGGTGTTGGTCGCggctctcctcgtcggtgaGGAGCCCAcgctccttctcctcggcgagacTCTCCTGGAAGCGGCGGAGAATCTCCGTATCTGTAAACTCACGCTGGGCGAACCACGCCTGGGTGACAACGCTAAGGCGCTCGCGCATCATGCCAAAGTGCTGCGGCgtgtcggcgatgacgacaacGGCCTTCTGGACCGTCGAGCGCGTGACGTCGGCAGGGCGATTCAGGAGCTGCGAGGCGTCGAGCTGTCGTGTGCACGATATGCCGAAGAGggacgtcgccggccccgTGGCGGTCGcggggcggaggagggtgaAGTAGGAGAAGTCCTCGCTTGATCTAGTAGCAGTCTGTTAGCTCTTCATCGTATGGATCTCAGGGAGCATTGAGGCCATGTGACAAGCAAAGCCCCCGTGCTGCCTCAAGCTATCAAAGTGCTCGTCTCCACTCACAAATGCGCTCCATCGCTAAGCGCCATGAACGGTAACAAGCCCCAGTCATACTCGATCGCCGGATCGATAccctccgccgcgccgaACCACATTTCGACTTCAGGCCCGCGGGCATGATGAAAGTCAACAACCGTCACCAACGGTATAAAGCCGAGCCTGGCCGGTGTCGAGGGCACCGTCAGGGGTGTAGCGGCGCCGGACGTGGGCGTCGCAACCTCGGGAGTGTCCATAttttcctcctcttctccgcTGCCTCTATCTAGGGTCTGTTCCTTGTCACCCGCGATGCAACATGCGCCGAGGTCACCGGGTCTGCAGGTCTTCGTGGTCGGGAATCCTTCGCAAACAGTTCGATCGTCCTCTGGTTAATTCGTAGTATGTTCAGTGGTCTtgtgtcttcttcttcttcttctggctTCCTTGACGCAATGAGTCCCACTCCTACGACATTGCCATGTACTCCAGTGTTGGTGGTTCTTTTCTTGTTTCAACTGCCACTTTGGTTCCGTCGCACGTTCCGTCACAAGTTCGCCCGGCGTGGGTCGCTTGATGGAAACCTCGCAGACGTAGAGCTATGCCGCCTCGAGTTGAAGCGGGCAAGTTCGGTCTTCGAGAGAAATCTCCCCCCTCAAAAAAAAAGTTGAGGGAGGGGCTATAGTCTAATCTGACGTAGTATCGACTTCCCACCAACtgagggggaaggggggaaggtgTGAGACAAAAGCCGCCGGTTGCAGATAGGTGTTCAAGAGGAATTGGCCGTTGGAAAAGTGCGGGCAAATGTGCCTTTGTCGGTGAGGTAAATAGCAAGCGTTTTGTCGGTCGTCCTCTTTCTTTCGTCCGTCTCAAGTCGGCAAGTCTCCCTTAGGGGTGGGCAGAAGCTCACAGGATGGAAATTGGTGACGGCTGGGATTGTCCCCTTGAAAGCGCGTGGGCGGGCACGC from Colletotrichum higginsianum IMI 349063 chromosome 3, whole genome shotgun sequence includes the following:
- a CDS encoding Transporter Avl9; protein product: MDTPEVATPTSGAATPLTVPSTPARLGFIPLVTVVDFHHARGPEVEMWFGAAEGIDPAIEYDWGLLPFMALSDGAHLSSEDFSYFTLLRPATATGPATSLFGISCTRQLDASQLLNRPADVTRSTVQKAVVVIADTPQHFGMMRERLSVVTQAWFAQREFTDTEILRRFQESLAEEKERGLLTDEESRDQHLGMSLRELVHEFKWQTLVLLKCCLLQPKMLFFGSRCERLCMMQFSLISLIPGLIRNLIDCADPELNNYEKKLARPTSLRTSDRNSLLTYMGLPLQIFGQGSLFGPYTPLQQLDILADFGTKSYIVGSTNSLLLQQKDRYSDILINLDEHTVNVTSSSLRSALALSAADRRWIDYITQVVNDTWDDANPQRPNTMGYVGSEEFIRLQFEEYILSLVSSVKYHNHLLANPNNPRALLPHIEGDPSLDYSSDFVESWSRTENHRIWNANTDSHLFDVVEPRHPCAGGLTIDDVQRRIAQQVQDMHLDERLAVGKEVLGRNFAVGKEKASNMFNKFYADMEAFREAQRKKAEEQRIAAEAAAAEAEKAGGSAAGPTSGGAADTVKTPGNAPAPGNKATSYVSSWVTWAGEKRKAGWGGGGGGAASGSSSPTATSSGGGYGWGRGWGKSKTDISRAGNSEKDSASVSGSRVSTSSAGVDISQNRQSDKHDFQPLTQGSYTESVFSAETAESETPASPVGDRRPQSKGDSAADAVADATTPTTATTPSAQDGRLDGGESVTIKPVSPDDEKEQGETIATTVSATATTANTTKAQRPEHESDDDDDVDAKESRATAAAAEAAAEAAKAWGSDR